GGTGGAAGTGCATCTTCCAGATTGGAACGGATCATCTCACGGGGCACCGGGTTTATAGCCACTTCTCCAATGGGTAGTTGCAATCCTGGTTTGGTTACTCTGCCCACTCCCTCACCACCTTTAATGGTAATGCCTGGTGAGTCTTTAAGGTGAACTTCTGCCTGCACTTCCATGTTTATGGTCACATCAGGGTCATGGTAGGGCATCTTAACCACTGAGGCCTTTCCAGTGGAGTTATCAATTTTACAGGATTTCTTAATTAAAACATCTATATCTCCAAGTGGTGTGGTGACGTTAACTGATGAAATTTTCCCTTTTGATGAGTTTTCTTTCTTGGAGGTATCTTTCTTGGAGGTATCTTTCTTGGAGGTATTCCTTTTTTGGAGTACTTTTCCTGAGGATGTTTCTTTTTTTGAAGATTTTTCTCCGGTTACAGCTAAAAGTGCTGCTAAGGCTGCTGCTGTGGCTGCAGTGCCTGTGGTGATTCCGTAATCATCACTTTCAACAGAAAAAGAAACGGATGGTGGGGATGTTTCAGTCCCCTGAGATTTGGAATTAAGTTTAAAATTAGTGTAGTCTTTTTGACTGGAATGGTCTTGTTCCATGGTCATTAATTACTCATAAGGTTTATTTAGGTGGTGTCTTTAGGCATTACCCTTCTCATCTTCTATGGCTTTCACCAATTCTTCTTTGGAAGGAGCACCAACAAAACGGACCACTCCATTTAACGCAATAGCCGGAACTGCCATGAGACCATATTCAATGGCTTTTTCCCTGTCAACCATGATATCGATTTTTTCAACTTCCAGGGCCCCAGGCATGTCTTTTTCAACTTCATTTACTACTTCAATAGCCATGGGACAATAAGGACATGAAGGAGATGTGAACACTTCTACTTTGACAACCATATTTTTCACCTCTATTGGACATGTTCATGTAATTTTATATATCATTGTTTAAATTCTTTTTCATGGTTTATTGTTTAAATTCTTTTTCAAAGAAATCTTATTTTTATAAATTTAGATGAAAAATTATTTTTTTATGCATTTGTTAGTAAAATTTTTATGGATTTTATCTTTAAGTAACCATATATTTCCCTTAAGATTTACAGGACCATTATTAATTGATTAATTATCAAATTTAATTTTCATCGATGTATTTATTAGTGTTTTTCTATTAATATAAAGAATGAAATAATATGTAGGAGTTAAACTCTTCTTTAGGTGATTATTTGAATGTAACTGTTCGATCTCCAGGATCTGCCACTGTCATTAATGCCATATCCACTGGTTGCGGATCCGCATTTGGCATAGGATTATATGTAACTGCCGAAGCCAGTCTAAAACCCTCAAAGATGGAATTTAAAACAGAAAAGGGTGTTGACACCACATTGATGGAGATTTGCGTTAGAAATGTTATGGAAAAATTCAATGTAGAAAGTGGAATCCAGATCCAGACCAGTTCCACACTACCAGTGGCTTCTGGACTTTCCAGTAGCAGTGCCACCTCAAATGCTGTAGTGATGGCTACCTATCATGCACTGGTTGATGAAGGTCTGGTGGCTCATGAAAGTTTAAATGATCATGACATAATCAACATGGCGATAGATGCTTCGTTGGAGGCAGGAGTTACCATAACTGGGGCTTTTGACGATGCTACTGCCTCTTTTTTCGGAGGTCTGACCATAACTCACAATCAGAAGAGGGATATTTTGCTCATGCAAAAGATGGAGGAGCAAAATATATTAATATACATGCCCAATAGAAAGTCACTTACTGCCCAATCTGATGTGGCGAGGATGAAACTCCTGGCCCCCTGGGTTAAACTCGCATTTCAGGAAGCACTTCGGGGTAACATATACCATGCTCTGACCCTTAACGGGATTTTATATAGTGCTGCGCTTAATTTCAATACAGAAATCGCCCTGGATGCCCTTGATTCTGGTGCGTTAGCAGCAGGACTTTCAGGAACAGGACCTTCATTTGTAGCTATAGTTCCAGACAGTGCTATGGATAGCGTGGAGGAAGTTTGGAGTTTGCACCCAGGCAGAGTTATATCTACTGAAGTAGATAATGTGGGAACCGAGGTGGTTGACCATGAATAGGGCAGAAGCCTTAAAACAGCTTAAAAACTCTCGGAAGAGAATAGATGAACTGGATGAGGAAATAATAGGACTCATCAAAGAAAGAACTTCTCTGGCTGGAGACATTGCCCGGGCTAAGATGGTCCTGGGTATGGATATTCATGATCCAGAAAGGGAAGAAGTTATTCACCATAAAATCCGAGAAATAGCTAACAATCAAGAAATAAATAAAGACAGTCTCACCCAGATCATTAAGATACTGACGGATTTGAGCAAAGAAGAACAAGAGAAACTATTAAGGAGGTAAATAAGCATGGGTAATATTAGAACATCATTCGTTAAAAGAACAGCCAAAGAGCTGATTGAAACTTATCCGGGTAAATTCACCACAGATTTCGAGGAAAACAAGAAATTAGTGCAAGAATTCTCCACAGTAAGTACCAAACACTTGCGAAACAAAATCGCAGGATATGTCACTCGATTGGTTAAAAACAATTACTTCTAAGGTTGGTTGCTATGGGGATTATAGTGGCCAAGTTTGGAGGAACATCCATCGGAGATGGGAAAAGGATCAAAAAAGCAGCCCGTGCAGTAGTTAAAGAATACATGCAGGGTAAGAAGGTGGTGGTGGTAGTATCAGCCATCAACAAGACCACCGATAACATCCTGGAAATTGTGAATAAATCTATTGGAGATGCCATAACTGAGAAACAAATGGCTGACATAGTCTCCATGGGCGAAATCACCAGCGTAAGAGTTTTTTCATCTGCCATAGAATCCTTGGGTGTCAAATCAGAGTATATAGATCCTCATATGGATATTTGGCCAGTTATAACCGACAGCAACTATTTAAATGCTAAAATTGACTTTGCAGAGACTGAAATCAGATCCAGAGAGATCTTAAAAATCCTGGATCAAGGTGTGATCCCGGTCCTCTGCGGTTTCCTGGGAAAGGACCTTGAAGGTAACATCACCACTCTGGGAAGGGGTGGCAGTGACATCACCGCATTTCTGATGGGGCACTGTCTCCATGCAGAAGAGGTTATTATTGTCACTGATGTTGGGGGAGTGATGTCCACTGATCCCAACAAGTTAGAGTCTGCCAGGAAACTGGAAAAGATCAGTGTGGAGGAAATGCGTGATCTGGCAACCCATGGAGCCCAGGTATTGCATCCTCATGCACTGCGTTATAAAGATCCTAAAATTAACGCCAAAATAATTGGATTCGAACATGGTGATCTATCTGCACCAGGAACAGAGATTATGGGACCATCCAAGGATAAAATGTTACGTTCAACTACACTCAGTAACGAACCCATCTCTGTACTTGCAGTGGTTGGTGAAGAACTCCTGACCAAAGTGGGAATTCTTGCTGAACTCACCCAAACTCTAAAGAATAATAATGTCAATATATATGGTATATCTACTGGTCAAAACTCAATAACCCTCTTCATTGATAAAGCAATGGCTGACAAAGCCCATGAAATACTCCATGAAGTAGTGGTTAAAAATCCGGAAATGAGTTCCCTTTCACTGGGCCGGGAGATTGCAATGATCAGTGTGAACAGCCAGGACTTCATAGACACCCCTGGAATAATCACCAAAATCACCGAACCATTGCATAAAAATAAAATTAACATAGTGGAAATCTCATCAAGTCAAACTTCAGTTGTCATATTTGTGGACTGGAATGATGGTAAAAGAGCTTATGAACTGGTAAGGAGAGTCTTGGAATGAAATTGGAAGGTACCACAGTTGCTATGGTAACCCCATTCACCCGCGAAGACACCGTGGATGAAGAGGGGATGCGGGAGAACATGAATTATCTCCTAGAACGCGGTGTAAATGGCCTACTGGCCGCCGGAACAACCGGCGAGTCTGCCACAATAACCCACCAGGAACAGAAGAAAATGATAGATATCCTGGTTGATGAGATGA
The sequence above is a segment of the Methanobacterium petrolearium genome. Coding sequences within it:
- a CDS encoding MJ0307 family thioredoxin; the protein is MVVKVEVFTSPSCPYCPMAIEVVNEVEKDMPGALEVEKIDIMVDREKAIEYGLMAVPAIALNGVVRFVGAPSKEELVKAIEDEKGNA
- a CDS encoding shikimate kinase, with the protein product MNVTVRSPGSATVINAISTGCGSAFGIGLYVTAEASLKPSKMEFKTEKGVDTTLMEICVRNVMEKFNVESGIQIQTSSTLPVASGLSSSSATSNAVVMATYHALVDEGLVAHESLNDHDIINMAIDASLEAGVTITGAFDDATASFFGGLTITHNQKRDILLMQKMEEQNILIYMPNRKSLTAQSDVARMKLLAPWVKLAFQEALRGNIYHALTLNGILYSAALNFNTEIALDALDSGALAAGLSGTGPSFVAIVPDSAMDSVEEVWSLHPGRVISTEVDNVGTEVVDHE
- a CDS encoding chorismate mutase — protein: MNRAEALKQLKNSRKRIDELDEEIIGLIKERTSLAGDIARAKMVLGMDIHDPEREEVIHHKIREIANNQEINKDSLTQIIKILTDLSKEEQEKLLRR
- a CDS encoding 30S ribosomal protein S17e; amino-acid sequence: MGNIRTSFVKRTAKELIETYPGKFTTDFEENKKLVQEFSTVSTKHLRNKIAGYVTRLVKNNYF
- a CDS encoding aspartate kinase; its protein translation is MGIIVAKFGGTSIGDGKRIKKAARAVVKEYMQGKKVVVVVSAINKTTDNILEIVNKSIGDAITEKQMADIVSMGEITSVRVFSSAIESLGVKSEYIDPHMDIWPVITDSNYLNAKIDFAETEIRSREILKILDQGVIPVLCGFLGKDLEGNITTLGRGGSDITAFLMGHCLHAEEVIIVTDVGGVMSTDPNKLESARKLEKISVEEMRDLATHGAQVLHPHALRYKDPKINAKIIGFEHGDLSAPGTEIMGPSKDKMLRSTTLSNEPISVLAVVGEELLTKVGILAELTQTLKNNNVNIYGISTGQNSITLFIDKAMADKAHEILHEVVVKNPEMSSLSLGREIAMISVNSQDFIDTPGIITKITEPLHKNKINIVEISSSQTSVVIFVDWNDGKRAYELVRRVLE